The following coding sequences lie in one Arabidopsis thaliana chromosome 3, partial sequence genomic window:
- a CDS encoding F-box/LRR protein: MNAYLSLKARGKQILIDTVDQISKLPDNVLVMILKEMLTEDAVKTSVLSKRWKTVWKQVPYVLFDMQKSFLTIMEPLPTHSNRVAKLITEDVSVNMKTLDNSRQTTISDYKSMVDKTTGKTL, encoded by the exons ATGAATGCATATCTATCATTGAAAGCAAGAGGCAAACAGATCCTTATTGATACGGTCGATCAGATTAGTAAACTTCCAGATAATGTGTTGGTCATGATCCTCAAAGAAATGTTAACAGAAGATGCGGTCAAAACAAGTGTCTTGTCTAAAAGATGGAAGACTGTATGGAAGCAAGTGCCATATGTCTTGTTTGATATGCAAAAATCTTTCTTAACAATTATGGAACCTTTGCCCACTCATTCTAATCGTGTTGCCAAACTGATAACCgag GATGTATCAGTTAATATGAAAACCTTAGATAACTCGAGGCAAACAACAATCTCAGATTATAAATCCATGGTGGATAAGACAACAGGAAAAACTCTATGA
- a CDS encoding RING/U-box superfamily protein (RING/U-box superfamily protein; FUNCTIONS IN: zinc ion binding; EXPRESSED IN: 11 plant structures; EXPRESSED DURING: 4 anthesis, petal differentiation and expansion stage; CONTAINS InterPro DOMAIN/s: Zinc finger, RING-type (InterPro:IPR001841), Zinc finger, C3HC4 RING-type (InterPro:IPR018957); BEST Arabidopsis thaliana protein match is: RING/U-box superfamily protein (TAIR:AT5G20885.1); Has 6030 Blast hits to 6013 proteins in 252 species: Archae - 0; Bacteria - 0; Metazoa - 1395; Fungi - 381; Plants - 3597; Viruses - 16; Other Eukaryotes - 641 (source: NCBI BLink).): MTFFIEDTSLIISHVLYKTALIITVLRWIFAWILRYRSRSSSSSSSQSSSSPSISSQTIKESLAVSAFRDAVERSPAAINDMCAVCLGDLEDEDEIRELRNCTHVFHRDCIDRWLDYECCGGDDDNHRTCPLCRTPLLPSFTDYSTVTQTSWAVERLLYLFGDDLLP; encoded by the coding sequence ATGACATTCTTCATCGAAGACACTAGTCTCATCATCAGCCACGTTCTCTACAAAACGGCACTTATCATCACCGTTTTACGATGGATCTTTGCATGGATCCTCCGTTACCGCTCAAGAtcctcctcatcatcatcatctcaatcctcctcttctccttctatTTCATCACAAACCATCAAAGAAAGCCTAGCCGTGTCCGCTTTCCGCGACGCGGTGGAGAGATCTCCCGCGGCGATAAACGACATGTGTGCCGTGTGTCTAGGAGATCTTGAAGACGAGGACGAAATCAGAGAGCTTAGGAACTGTACTCACGTGTTTCATCGTGATTGTATTGACCGATGGCTAGATTATGAATGTTGCGgcggtgatgatgataaccaCCGTACTTGTCCCCTATGTCGAACGCCGTTGCTTCCATCTTTCACTGATTACTCAACCGTTACTCAAACTAGTTGGGCTGTTGAACGACTTCTTTACCTCTTCGGCGACGATCTTCTTCCctga
- a CDS encoding uncharacterized protein (unknown protein; FUNCTIONS IN: molecular_function unknown; INVOLVED IN: biological_process unknown; LOCATED IN: cellular_component unknown; Has 30201 Blast hits to 17322 proteins in 780 species: Archae - 12; Bacteria - 1396; Metazoa - 17338; Fungi - 3422; Plants - 5037; Viruses - 0; Other Eukaryotes - 2996 (source: NCBI BLink).), whose amino-acid sequence MSRVTLSGRRRDNQGGADKNTRTREERRAIGRGQNSRELRERENKKKDKAASSFSLTLEKIMSTGEMPAAGGN is encoded by the coding sequence ATGAGCCGTGTCACTCTCAGTGGACGACGGCGAGACAACCAAGGAGGAGCCGATAAGAACACTCGAACCAGGGAGGAGAGACGAGCTATTGGCCGAGGCCAAAACTCGAGAGAACTTAGAGAGAgggagaacaagaagaaggacaaggcagcttcttctttttctttgacatTGGAAAAAATCATGTCAACCGGCGAGATGCCGGCCGCCGGAGGCAATTAG
- a CDS encoding F-box/LRR protein (unknown protein; BEST Arabidopsis thaliana protein match is: unknown protein (TAIR:AT5G35945.1); Has 30 Blast hits to 30 proteins in 2 species: Archae - 0; Bacteria - 0; Metazoa - 0; Fungi - 0; Plants - 30; Viruses - 0; Other Eukaryotes - 0 (source: NCBI BLink).) produces the protein MENLGHRFLMSSDANYLGRLKSLAVAVDIMNTKELEMFRQILVAWNGIMKKLDICFKMFNFSGLNKKQFALASRFITQGTVMNTMMIETSLIPPVEKFYIEAAVAKLMELPKGNKNLSIGYF, from the exons ATGGAAAATCTTGGACATAGGTTCTTGATGAGTAGCGATGCTAACTATTTGGGGAGGCTTAAATCTTTGGCGGTGGCCGTGGATATAATGAATACGAAAGAACTTGAGATGTTCAGGCAAATTTTAGTTGCATGGAATGGAATCATGAAAAAGTTGGATATATGTTTTAAG ATGTTTAATTTCAGTGGTTTGAATAAGAAACAGTTTGCATTAGCTTCGCGTTTTATAACGCAAGGGACCGTGATGAACACGATGATGATCGAGACGTCTTTGATTCCTCCAGTTGAGAAGTTTTATATAGAAGCGGCCGTTGCAAAACTGATGGAACTTCCAAAGGGTAATAAGAACCTTAGTATTGGATACTTCTGA
- a CDS encoding uncharacterized protein (unknown protein; Has 1 Blast hits to 1 proteins in 1 species: Archae - 0; Bacteria - 0; Metazoa - 0; Fungi - 0; Plants - 1; Viruses - 0; Other Eukaryotes - 0 (source: NCBI BLink).), whose product MRSKMREGDDTNEFKIRPLKGLSHPSGNLQMQRFQEDRRERIHSIRKRENQDGRLDLIGVVGEITVVV is encoded by the coding sequence ATGAGAAGTAAGATGCGAGAGGGAGATGATACAAATGAATTTAAGATTCGGCCATTGAAGGGGCTAAGCCACCCTTCTGGAAATTTGCAGATGCAACGCTTCCAGGAAGATAGAAGAGAGAGAATCCACTCAatcagaaaaagagagaatcaagaTGGAAGATTAGATCTGATTGGAGTTGTGGGAGAGATAACGGTTGTGGTTTGA